The window ACGAACTTGCGGAGGTCGAGGATTTCCTTGAGTTTCGCTTCAGTGATGCCGAGCTTCTGGAACTTTTCGTTCTTGAGGACGCGTTCGAGCAAATCGTTGTCCTTGCCCTGTTCCTTGACGACCTTGCCCGCTTCCATGGACATCACGCGGATTTCTTCATGGAGTTCCTGACGGTCGCCGCCGTTCTTGACGCCTTCCATGATGATGTTTTCGGTGGCCATGAACGGGAGTTCGGCCATGATGCGCTTCTCGATGACCTTCGGGTAAACCACGAGGCCGTTGGTGACGTTCTCGGCGATGATGAGCATGGCATCCATGGCGAGGAACGCTTCCGGAATGGCAAGACGCTTGTTCGCACTGTCATCAAGCGTACGTTCGAACCACTGCGTCGCCTGCGTAAAGGCGGTGCTGTTCACCAGGGCCATCACGAAGCGGGCCAGGGAGCAAATGCGTTCGCTACGCATTGGGTTACGCTTGTAAGCCATGGCGCTGGAGCCGATCTGAGTCTTTTCGAACGGTTCTTCCACTTCCTTCACGCCCTGCATGAGGCGCATGTCGGTGGCAAACTTGTGCAGAGACTGAGCGATGGAGCTGAGCACCTGGTTCACGCGGTTGTCCCACTTACGGGTGTAGGTCTGGCCGGTGATGGTGAGCACGCGCTTGAAGCCTGCCTTGGCAGTCACGCGGCGGTCCAGTTCCATAATCTTTTCTTCGTCGCCGTTGAACAGGTCCATGAAGCTGGCCTGCGTGCCGGTCGTGCCCTTCACGCCGCGGAACGGGAGAACTTCGATGAGGAAATTGAGTTCTTCGAGGTCGATGAGCATGTCCTGGAGCCAGAGGCAAGCGCGCTTACCGACGGTCGTGAGCTGAGCGGCCTGGAAGTGCGTTGCACCGAGCTGGGCCATGTCCTTGTATTCCATAGCAAACTTGGAAAGCTTGTCCATCACGCGGCAAAGACGCTTGCGCACGAGAATCATGGCCTGCTGCATCTGGATAAGGTCGGTGTTGTCGCCCACGAATGCAGACGTTGCACCGAGGTGGATGATGCCCTTAGCCTTGGGGCACTGGACGCCGTAAGCGTAAACGTGGCTCATCACGTCGTGGCGGCGGCGTTTTTCTTCTTCTTCGGCGACTTCGAAGTTGATGTCCTTCTCGTGGGCCTTCAGTTCGTCCACCTGCTCCTGCGTAATCGGGAGGCCGAGTTCCATTTCGGATTCGGCGAGGTAAATCCAGAGCCTCCGCCAAGTCTGGAACTTGTACTGCGGGCTGAAGATGAAACTCATTTCCTTGCTAGCATAACGCTTGATAAGCGGGCTTTCGAACTGATCGCGCATGATTTATCCTTTTTTGAATTTTTGCGAGGATAAATTTAGAAAAAACTACCTGGCCGGAAGGGACTTCCACATGCGGATACAGTCAAATACACCGCTCCGGACGACACTGTTGTCAACGCGCACATAACCGAGTTTTTCGTAGAATTGCACCGCCTCGATGCGGCTCTCGATATCGATTACGGAATAACCGCACTCCGCAATCCACTTTTCTGCCTCGCAAACC is drawn from Fibrobacter sp. UWR3 and contains these coding sequences:
- the purB gene encoding adenylosuccinate lyase; translation: MRDQFESPLIKRYASKEMSFIFSPQYKFQTWRRLWIYLAESEMELGLPITQEQVDELKAHEKDINFEVAEEEEKRRRHDVMSHVYAYGVQCPKAKGIIHLGATSAFVGDNTDLIQMQQAMILVRKRLCRVMDKLSKFAMEYKDMAQLGATHFQAAQLTTVGKRACLWLQDMLIDLEELNFLIEVLPFRGVKGTTGTQASFMDLFNGDEEKIMELDRRVTAKAGFKRVLTITGQTYTRKWDNRVNQVLSSIAQSLHKFATDMRLMQGVKEVEEPFEKTQIGSSAMAYKRNPMRSERICSLARFVMALVNSTAFTQATQWFERTLDDSANKRLAIPEAFLAMDAMLIIAENVTNGLVVYPKVIEKRIMAELPFMATENIIMEGVKNGGDRQELHEEIRVMSMEAGKVVKEQGKDNDLLERVLKNEKFQKLGITEAKLKEILDLRKFVGRAPGQVVKFVTEEVRPAIEKIPDWANIDAGELKV